The Streptomyces luteogriseus genome includes a window with the following:
- a CDS encoding class I adenylate-forming enzyme family protein, which yields MRQPLFADRGFYLGPVFRRAADRHGAVFVTLDRPLDIAPGLGVDLSYRVLAEVVEEVSGRLWEAGVRPSEQVVVHKADNVDIMLLTCAVSRIGAVPVLLSPTLAPAVAGQLLARLRRPWLITDGATLAGLGDVGVSGLVRRTLTVDEAPGAEPLAAYSGAEPPPPVRLHPREPALITHSSGTTGVPKLAVHCAGTMWNRLVPQQAMGWPTRGETAALHMSFVHSRFYHLLGVLLHFGSPLVLITDPDPAAVGPLLARHRPGIVETHPNTFVLWEELAGAPGAPLSRVRSYGSTFDAIHPRTVRRLLDASRRRTPWLIQLYGQSETGPVAFQVVTRRSAARADGRRVGFGIPGFTRVRVTDADGARVPPGTPGRIEARTRGRILTYLGLQERYDRQLTDGWWEMGDLGYRGRLGALYLIDREADRIDAVHSNLEVEDALMSRLEELREVVIVRGAEREPVPVVCVRGERPLDPERWRRATAGLPAMAEPRQWRFEELPMTATWKVKRGEIARMLSAVPEPRVEGARA from the coding sequence ATGCGACAGCCCCTGTTCGCCGACCGAGGGTTCTATCTGGGACCGGTCTTCCGGCGTGCGGCCGACCGGCACGGGGCGGTCTTCGTCACGCTCGACCGGCCGCTCGACATCGCCCCCGGCCTCGGCGTCGACCTGAGCTACCGCGTGCTGGCCGAGGTGGTCGAGGAGGTGTCCGGCCGATTGTGGGAGGCCGGGGTGCGCCCCTCGGAGCAGGTCGTCGTACACAAGGCCGACAACGTCGACATCATGCTGCTGACCTGTGCCGTCTCCCGTATCGGGGCCGTGCCCGTGCTGCTGTCGCCGACGCTGGCCCCCGCGGTGGCCGGGCAGCTCCTCGCCCGGCTGCGGCGGCCCTGGCTGATCACGGACGGCGCGACGCTGGCCGGTCTGGGGGACGTCGGCGTGTCCGGGCTCGTGCGGCGGACGCTGACCGTGGACGAGGCGCCCGGGGCCGAGCCGCTGGCGGCGTACTCCGGGGCCGAACCGCCCCCGCCCGTCCGGCTGCACCCCCGTGAACCCGCCCTGATCACCCACAGCTCCGGCACCACCGGCGTCCCGAAACTGGCCGTGCACTGCGCGGGGACCATGTGGAACCGGCTCGTGCCGCAGCAGGCGATGGGCTGGCCCACCCGGGGCGAGACGGCCGCGCTGCACATGTCGTTCGTGCACTCGCGCTTCTACCATCTGCTCGGCGTGCTCCTGCACTTCGGCAGCCCGCTCGTGCTGATCACCGACCCGGACCCGGCCGCGGTCGGGCCGCTGCTGGCCCGGCACCGGCCCGGCATCGTGGAGACGCACCCCAACACGTTCGTGCTGTGGGAGGAGCTGGCCGGTGCGCCCGGGGCGCCGCTGTCCCGGGTGCGGTCGTACGGCTCGACGTTCGACGCGATCCACCCGCGCACCGTGCGGCGGCTGCTGGACGCGTCTCGGCGCCGCACGCCCTGGCTGATCCAGCTGTACGGGCAGAGCGAGACGGGGCCGGTGGCGTTCCAGGTGGTGACCCGGCGCAGCGCGGCCCGGGCGGACGGGCGCCGGGTCGGGTTCGGGATACCCGGCTTCACCCGGGTCCGGGTCACCGACGCCGACGGCGCGCGGGTCCCGCCCGGCACCCCGGGCCGCATCGAGGCGCGCACCCGGGGCCGGATCCTCACCTACCTCGGCCTCCAGGAGCGCTACGACCGTCAGCTCACCGACGGCTGGTGGGAGATGGGCGATCTGGGCTACCGGGGCCGCCTGGGCGCGCTGTACCTGATCGACCGGGAGGCCGACCGGATCGACGCCGTGCACAGCAACCTGGAGGTCGAGGACGCCCTGATGTCGCGGCTCGAGGAGTTGCGCGAGGTCGTGATCGTGCGGGGGGCGGAGCGCGAGCCGGTGCCGGTGGTGTGCGTGCGCGGCGAGCGGCCCCTGGACCCGGAGCGCTGGCGGCGGGCCACGGCCGGGCTGCCTGCGATGGCCGAGCCGCGGCAGTGGCGGTTCGAGGAGCTGCCGATGACGGCGACCTGGAAGGTGAAGCGCGGGGAGATCGCCCGGATGCTGTCCGCCGTGCCGGAGCCCAGGGTGGAAGGCGCCCGGGCATGA
- a CDS encoding FAD-dependent monooxygenase, producing MTPVLVVGAGPVGLSAALALRAHGLPVTLLEADPRERERPGSRALFVHRETLALLDAMLPGLAAEITSYGRTWHTRRTLYRGREVYARTYPPVTGPPPFTSLRQTDTERFLRAACERAGVDFVWGARVAGVRTTPTGVSLTGEDGRVWTGPYAVAADGARSAVRRELGIALEGTRGEGFHVVADIADVPGAELPLERVFHYEHPGAGGRGVMRVPFTGGFQVDLQCRDTDRPEDFGTEEAVRRRLPALVGDGYGDRILWVSTYRFLRMVAASFTDPHRRVLLAGEAAHLFPPFGARGMNSGIADAAAAAEAIATGTGAAVEHFAEVRRAAGLFNMAAAGTALDHLRPRRRIVRARQRAAAALAPVLPWCGSWLEHAPYGPRHGTPAVAGRTY from the coding sequence ATGACCCCGGTCCTCGTCGTGGGCGCCGGTCCGGTGGGCCTGTCGGCGGCCTTGGCGCTGCGGGCGCACGGCCTGCCGGTCACGCTGCTGGAGGCCGACCCGCGGGAGCGTGAACGACCGGGCAGCCGGGCCCTGTTCGTGCACCGGGAGACCCTCGCCCTGCTGGACGCGATGCTGCCCGGCCTCGCCGCCGAGATCACCTCGTACGGACGGACCTGGCACACCCGGCGCACCCTCTACCGGGGCCGTGAGGTCTACGCCCGGACCTACCCGCCCGTGACCGGCCCGCCGCCCTTCACCAGCCTGCGCCAGACCGACACCGAGCGGTTCCTGCGGGCGGCGTGCGAGCGGGCCGGGGTGGACTTCGTGTGGGGCGCGCGGGTGGCGGGTGTGCGCACCACGCCGACGGGCGTCTCGCTGACCGGCGAGGACGGGCGGGTGTGGACCGGCCCGTACGCGGTCGCCGCCGACGGGGCGCGCTCCGCGGTCCGCCGGGAACTGGGCATCGCGCTGGAGGGCACCCGCGGCGAGGGCTTCCACGTCGTCGCGGACATCGCCGATGTGCCGGGCGCCGAGCTGCCGTTGGAGCGGGTCTTCCACTACGAGCACCCCGGGGCCGGCGGGCGCGGCGTGATGCGGGTGCCGTTCACCGGGGGCTTCCAGGTCGACCTCCAGTGCCGCGACACCGACCGGCCGGAGGACTTCGGCACCGAGGAGGCCGTACGGCGCCGGCTGCCCGCGCTCGTCGGGGACGGCTACGGCGACCGGATCCTGTGGGTGTCGACGTACCGCTTCCTGCGCATGGTGGCGGCCTCGTTCACCGATCCTCACCGGCGGGTGCTGCTCGCCGGTGAGGCGGCGCATCTCTTCCCGCCGTTCGGGGCGCGCGGGATGAACAGCGGGATCGCGGACGCTGCGGCGGCGGCCGAGGCCATCGCCACGGGGACCGGCGCGGCGGTCGAGCACTTCGCCGAGGTGCGGCGCGCGGCGGGCCTGTTCAACATGGCCGCCGCGGGTACGGCCCTGGACCATCTGCGGCCGCGCCGCCGGATCGTCCGGGCCAGACAGCGGGCCGCGGCGGCCCTGGCGCCGGTGCTGCCGTGGTGTGGATCCTGGCTGGAGCACGCGCCCTACGGACCCCGGCACGGGACACCCGCGGTCGCGGGCCGCACGTACTGA
- a CDS encoding aminotransferase class IV, with translation MRAYARHRQRFSRSCVECGGPDPRRLVAFWQDVTAALPRTGTWFPRVELAAGSLELRLLLRPAPPLGTGVRLWAAGQSDPRTVPRRKGPDLDALARVRRRAAGEGAEEAVLIAPSGTVLESATAGVLWWEDDTLCLPPPRLPVLPSVTAGLVQERALRSGFRIGHRERTVAELDGREVWLVNALHGIRPVTGWAGRPMRVPPAERAGEWRTWLDDIMEPLPAD, from the coding sequence GTGCGGGCCTACGCCCGGCACCGGCAGCGGTTCTCGCGGTCCTGCGTTGAGTGCGGCGGACCGGATCCGCGGCGGCTCGTGGCGTTCTGGCAGGACGTGACCGCCGCGCTGCCGCGCACGGGGACGTGGTTCCCCCGGGTGGAGCTGGCGGCCGGGTCCCTGGAACTGCGGCTGCTGCTGCGGCCCGCTCCGCCGCTCGGCACGGGGGTGCGCCTGTGGGCGGCGGGCCAGTCCGATCCGCGGACCGTCCCGCGGCGCAAGGGGCCGGACCTGGACGCCTTGGCCCGGGTGCGCCGCCGGGCCGCGGGCGAGGGCGCGGAGGAGGCGGTGCTGATCGCCCCCTCGGGCACGGTCCTGGAGTCGGCCACCGCCGGTGTCCTGTGGTGGGAGGACGACACCCTGTGCCTGCCCCCGCCGCGGCTGCCCGTCCTGCCGAGCGTGACGGCCGGGCTGGTCCAGGAGCGGGCGCTGCGCTCCGGGTTCCGGATCGGGCACCGGGAGCGGACCGTGGCCGAGCTGGACGGCCGTGAGGTGTGGCTGGTGAACGCGCTGCACGGAATCCGGCCCGTGACGGGCTGGGCCGGCCGGCCGATGCGGGTGCCTCCGGCGGAACGGGCCGGTGAATGGCGGACATGGCTGGACGACATCATGGAGCCGCTTCCGGCCGACTGA
- a CDS encoding carboxymuconolactone decarboxylase family protein codes for MSERSSISRVALKKITPDVSAAMGSLHAAAVSAAQDAKLEPELLELVRIRASQINGCAFCLDLHTRDARGRGETEQRLHTLAAWRETPFFTEHERAALALTEAVTLVHDGRVPDAVYAEAAEVFDEDQIAALIWAATVINAYNRIAIATRMVPKS; via the coding sequence ATGAGTGAACGTTCCTCCATATCCCGTGTCGCCCTGAAGAAAATAACCCCCGACGTCTCCGCGGCAATGGGCTCCCTGCATGCCGCCGCCGTCTCCGCGGCCCAGGACGCGAAACTCGAACCGGAACTGCTGGAACTGGTGAGGATCCGTGCCTCGCAGATCAACGGCTGCGCGTTCTGCCTCGACCTGCACACCCGGGACGCCCGCGGGCGGGGCGAGACCGAGCAGCGCCTCCACACCCTGGCCGCCTGGCGGGAGACGCCGTTCTTCACCGAACACGAGCGCGCCGCCCTGGCGTTGACCGAGGCGGTGACGCTGGTCCACGACGGCCGCGTCCCGGACGCCGTCTACGCCGAGGCGGCCGAGGTCTTCGACGAGGACCAGATCGCGGCCCTCATCTGGGCGGCCACCGTCATCAACGCCTACAACCGCATCGCGATAGCTACGCGCATGGTCCCGAAAAGCTGA
- the pdxR gene encoding MocR-like pyridoxine biosynthesis transcription factor PdxR yields the protein MAETWATLGIDLLVEPTGPGLRRGLTDALREAVRSGRLAPGTRLPSSRALAADLGIARNTVADAYADLVAEGWLTARQGSGTRVAMGAPPTPLRRWGSEVVPPSGTAPHPRAATRPAYDLRPGSPDLASFPRTEWLKAARRALTAAPYQALDYGDPRGRPELRAALAGYLSRARGVRADPERIVVCGGFAHGLKLLGTVLRARGARTVAVESYGLDVHRRILAACGLRTTPLPFDRLGTDPGGLTAAEAVLLTPAHQFPMGVPLHRDRRTAVVDWARRTGGLVLEDDYDGEFRYDRQPVGALQGLDPDRVVYLGTASKSLAPGLRLAWMVLPPGLAEEAAAAKGGVDTCGVLDQLTLAEFLTSGAYDRHVRATRLRYRRRRDALVAAVAARAPEARVTGIAAGLHVLLRLPPGTEQSVVQAAHWRGLALHGLARYRNPAAPAEHDDALVVGYGTPPDHAWSGALDALCAVLPG from the coding sequence ATGGCGGAAACCTGGGCCACTCTGGGCATCGACCTGCTGGTGGAGCCGACCGGACCGGGCCTGCGCAGGGGCCTGACCGACGCCCTGCGCGAGGCCGTGCGCTCCGGCCGGCTGGCCCCCGGCACCCGGCTGCCCTCCTCCCGCGCGCTCGCCGCCGACCTGGGCATCGCCCGCAACACCGTCGCCGACGCCTACGCCGACCTCGTCGCCGAGGGCTGGCTCACCGCCCGGCAGGGCTCGGGCACCCGGGTCGCGATGGGGGCACCTCCCACGCCCTTGAGGCGGTGGGGGAGTGAGGTCGTCCCGCCGTCCGGCACGGCACCCCACCCCCGCGCCGCCACCCGCCCGGCCTACGATCTGCGCCCGGGCAGCCCCGACCTCGCGTCCTTCCCGCGCACGGAGTGGCTCAAGGCCGCCCGCCGCGCCCTCACGGCCGCCCCGTACCAGGCCCTGGACTACGGCGACCCGCGCGGCCGCCCCGAGCTGCGGGCCGCGCTCGCCGGGTACCTGTCCCGGGCCCGGGGCGTGCGCGCCGACCCCGAACGGATCGTGGTGTGCGGTGGGTTCGCGCACGGCCTGAAGCTGCTGGGCACGGTCCTGCGGGCGCGCGGGGCACGGACGGTCGCGGTCGAGTCGTACGGCCTCGACGTGCACAGGAGGATCCTGGCTGCGTGCGGACTGCGCACCACCCCGCTGCCCTTCGACCGACTCGGCACCGACCCGGGCGGGCTGACGGCCGCCGAGGCCGTTCTCCTCACCCCCGCCCACCAGTTCCCCATGGGCGTGCCCCTGCACCGGGACCGCCGTACGGCCGTCGTGGACTGGGCGCGACGCACCGGCGGACTGGTGCTGGAGGACGACTACGACGGTGAGTTCCGCTACGACCGGCAGCCCGTCGGCGCGCTCCAGGGCCTGGACCCCGACCGGGTGGTCTACCTGGGCACCGCGAGCAAGTCCCTCGCGCCCGGACTGCGGCTGGCCTGGATGGTGCTGCCGCCGGGCCTCGCCGAGGAGGCCGCCGCGGCCAAGGGCGGCGTCGACACGTGCGGGGTGCTGGACCAGCTGACCCTGGCCGAGTTCCTCACCTCCGGCGCCTACGACCGGCACGTCCGCGCGACCCGCCTGCGCTACCGGCGCCGCCGGGACGCCCTGGTCGCCGCCGTCGCCGCCCGGGCCCCGGAAGCCCGCGTCACCGGCATCGCGGCCGGGCTGCACGTCCTGCTGCGACTGCCGCCGGGCACCGAGCAGTCGGTGGTCCAGGCGGCGCACTGGCGGGGTCTCGCGCTCCACGGACTCGCCCGCTACCGCAACCCCGCCGCGCCGGCCGAGCACGACGACGCCCTGGTCGTCGGCTACGGCACCCCGCCGGACCACGCCTGGTCCGGGGCGCTGGACGCGCTGTGCGCGGTACTGCCCGGATAA
- a CDS encoding carboxymuconolactone decarboxylase family protein: MTTHTDETTPPAGAEYAPERPARLEWAKHAPEVYKAMVRLETAARKGLDPTLYELVKIRASQINHCAFCIDMHTKDALAAGESVERIVQLSAWDESRHFYTEKEIAALELTEAVTVLTDGFVPDEVYDNAAKHFEEAELAQVIAAITAINAWNRFGVTCRMAPGHYEPGQYK; this comes from the coding sequence ATGACGACGCACACCGACGAGACGACGCCCCCGGCAGGCGCGGAGTACGCCCCCGAGCGGCCCGCCCGCCTGGAGTGGGCCAAGCACGCGCCCGAGGTCTACAAGGCGATGGTCCGGCTGGAGACCGCCGCCCGTAAGGGTCTCGACCCCACGCTGTACGAGCTGGTGAAGATCCGCGCCTCCCAGATCAACCACTGCGCGTTCTGCATCGACATGCACACCAAGGACGCCCTCGCGGCGGGTGAGAGCGTCGAGCGGATCGTGCAGCTCAGCGCCTGGGACGAGTCGCGGCACTTCTACACCGAGAAGGAGATCGCCGCGCTGGAGCTGACGGAGGCGGTGACGGTCCTGACGGACGGGTTCGTGCCGGACGAGGTCTACGACAACGCCGCGAAGCACTTCGAGGAGGCCGAGCTGGCACAGGTCATCGCCGCGATCACGGCCATCAACGCCTGGAACCGGTTCGGGGTGACCTGCCGGATGGCGCCGGGGCACTACGAGCCCGGCCAGTACAAGTGA
- a CDS encoding carboxymuconolactone decarboxylase family protein: MTTRTRLLDPAVGRALSDVSATAKKGLGDPALAELVVIRASQLNHCAFCLDMHLALAREYGVSERQLDLLAAWEEAEGVFDERERAALALTEAVTVLTGGTSQAFGSGGGFVPDEVYERAARHFDETRLAHLIGLVVAINNWNRVMVSRRIPPGGYTP; encoded by the coding sequence GTGACGACCCGGACCCGGCTGCTGGACCCCGCGGTCGGCCGGGCCCTCTCGGACGTCAGCGCCACGGCGAAGAAGGGCCTCGGCGACCCGGCCCTGGCCGAACTCGTCGTCATCCGCGCCTCGCAGCTCAACCACTGCGCGTTCTGCCTCGACATGCACCTCGCGCTCGCCCGTGAGTACGGGGTGAGCGAGCGGCAGTTGGATCTGCTGGCCGCGTGGGAGGAGGCGGAGGGCGTCTTCGACGAGCGGGAGCGGGCCGCGCTGGCGCTGACCGAGGCGGTCACGGTCCTCACTGGGGGCACCTCCCAGGCTTTCGGCTCTGGGGGAGGGTTCGTGCCGGACGAGGTGTACGAGCGCGCGGCCCGGCATTTCGACGAGACGCGGCTGGCCCATCTGATCGGGCTGGTCGTCGCCATCAACAACTGGAACCGGGTGATGGTGAGTCGCCGGATTCCGCCAGGGGGTTACACGCCATGA
- a CDS encoding isocitrate lyase/PEP mutase family protein has product MTKADVFRALHRGRVPGDPLVLPGPWDAASARVFAEAGFPALATPSAGVAASLGYEDGQVPADEMFAAVARIVRAVDVPVSADVEGGYGLAPKDLVERLLEVGAVGCNLEDSADGVLKDPRAHAAWLAEVREAAGDRLFVNARIDTFSRGVDDPGQAIERAALYVAAGADCVYPIGAPPEILPLLRAGIQGPVNVGALTDEGPSPAELGERGATRVTFGPGLQRRATRALREIAAGLRR; this is encoded by the coding sequence ATGACCAAGGCCGATGTGTTCCGGGCCCTGCACCGGGGCCGGGTGCCCGGTGATCCGCTCGTGCTGCCCGGGCCGTGGGACGCGGCCAGCGCGCGGGTGTTCGCCGAGGCCGGGTTTCCCGCGCTCGCCACGCCCAGCGCCGGGGTCGCCGCCTCGCTCGGGTACGAGGACGGGCAGGTCCCGGCCGACGAGATGTTCGCGGCCGTCGCCCGGATCGTCCGGGCCGTCGACGTGCCCGTGTCGGCGGACGTGGAGGGCGGCTACGGGCTCGCGCCGAAGGACCTCGTGGAGCGGCTGCTGGAGGTGGGCGCGGTCGGCTGCAACCTGGAGGACTCGGCGGACGGGGTGCTGAAGGACCCCCGCGCACACGCCGCCTGGCTGGCGGAGGTGCGCGAGGCGGCCGGTGACCGGCTGTTCGTCAACGCGCGCATCGACACCTTCTCCCGCGGCGTCGACGATCCCGGCCAGGCCATCGAGCGGGCCGCGTTGTACGTCGCCGCCGGAGCCGACTGTGTGTATCCGATCGGGGCCCCGCCGGAGATCCTGCCGCTGCTGCGGGCCGGGATCCAGGGGCCGGTCAACGTCGGGGCCCTGACGGACGAGGGCCCCTCGCCCGCCGAACTCGGCGAACGAGGGGCCACCCGGGTCACCTTCGGTCCGGGGCTCCAGCGGCGGGCCACCCGCGCACTGCGGGAGATCGCCGCGGGGCTGCGACGGTAG
- a CDS encoding ABC transporter substrate-binding protein, whose product MRFRTSAAVAAVSSLALLTGCGAADMTKQASPFANAQGAKTVTLSVQSWVGAQSNVAVAQYLLEHELGYRVDTVQVDEVPAWDALSQGRVDALLEDWGHPEQEQRYVKDKKTIAPGGELGVTGHIGWFVPTYFAKKHPDITNWKNLNKYADQFRTPESGSKGQLMDGSPSYVTNDKALVKNLKLDYQVVFAGSEAAQITQMRQFAKEKKPFLTYWYSPQWLFKKVPMTEVKLPPYKEGCDADPEKVACAYPHTPLQKYLNADFAKKGGKAAAFLRKFKWTTEDQNEVSLMIADKKMTPEDAAKKWVDSHESTWKKWLS is encoded by the coding sequence ATGCGATTCCGTACCTCCGCCGCGGTCGCCGCGGTGAGCTCCCTGGCGCTGCTCACCGGCTGCGGTGCCGCCGACATGACCAAGCAGGCGTCGCCCTTCGCCAACGCTCAGGGCGCCAAGACCGTGACCCTGTCCGTGCAGTCCTGGGTGGGCGCCCAGTCCAACGTGGCCGTCGCCCAGTACCTCCTGGAGCACGAGCTGGGCTACCGCGTCGACACCGTCCAGGTCGACGAGGTGCCCGCCTGGGACGCCCTCAGCCAGGGCCGCGTCGACGCGCTCCTGGAGGACTGGGGCCACCCCGAGCAGGAACAGCGGTACGTCAAGGACAAGAAGACGATCGCGCCCGGCGGCGAACTCGGCGTCACCGGACACATCGGCTGGTTCGTCCCGACGTACTTCGCCAAGAAGCACCCGGACATCACGAACTGGAAGAACCTCAACAAGTACGCCGATCAGTTCCGGACCCCGGAGAGCGGCAGCAAGGGACAGCTGATGGACGGTTCGCCGTCCTACGTCACCAATGACAAGGCGCTGGTGAAGAACCTGAAGCTGGACTACCAGGTGGTGTTCGCCGGGTCCGAGGCGGCGCAGATCACGCAGATGAGGCAGTTCGCCAAGGAGAAGAAGCCCTTCCTCACCTACTGGTACTCGCCGCAGTGGCTCTTCAAGAAGGTCCCGATGACCGAGGTGAAGCTGCCGCCGTACAAGGAGGGCTGCGACGCAGACCCGGAGAAGGTCGCCTGTGCCTATCCGCACACCCCACTGCAGAAGTACCTCAACGCGGACTTCGCGAAGAAGGGCGGCAAGGCGGCGGCCTTCCTGAGGAAGTTCAAGTGGACGACCGAGGACCAGAACGAGGTCTCCCTGATGATCGCCGACAAGAAGATGACGCCGGAGGACGCGGCGAAGAAGTGGGTGGACAGCCACGAGTCCACGTGGAAGAAGTGGCTGTCCTGA
- a CDS encoding ABC transporter permease — MATITANPPRVGLPGLLKHRAVHKLLLLALAAAILVPLANARWASGTWPSALTVDFSEPLAKASDWIIDNRDSHPLFLYFFGHVSNVVVIAVRAVYLTLLAVGWAGVTALGALVAWRVAGVKLALGTAAAFLACGLLGMWVPTMQTLALMVVAVLASVVVGVLLGLAAGLSDRMDRVLRPVLDTMQVLPAFAYLLPVVLVFGIGVPAAVLATVVYAAPPMARLTSLGLRGADKEVLEAVESLGSTARQRLLTARIPLARKELLLGLNQTIMMALSMAVIAAVIGAGGLGDRVYQALASVDVGAALAAGIPIVLLAVVLDRVTCAAGEKLGAEPEPHSGRGWLLALAGVVAVAVAGRLAGRLDWPDSWVVAIAEPVNRAVDWMTAHLYSGVPVIGGTADWAGHFTTWVLDPMRDGLQALPWWAVLLIVAALAWVIGTWRTALTAVLAMAAIGVLGVWKPSLDTLSQVLAAVAVTLVVGFAVGIAAARSDRLERALRPVLDVFQTMPQFVYLIPVVALFGVGRAPAVAAAIVYALPAVVRITTQGLRQVDPAALESSSSLGATSWQQLKQVQLPLARPALLLAVNQGLVLVLAVVVIGGLVGGGALGYDVVFGLAQGDLATGLVAGGAIVCLGLMLDRVTQPTERRAKKGA, encoded by the coding sequence ATGGCGACCATCACCGCGAATCCGCCCAGGGTCGGCCTGCCCGGCCTCCTCAAGCACCGGGCCGTGCACAAGCTGCTGCTGCTCGCCCTCGCCGCCGCGATCCTCGTGCCGCTGGCCAACGCCCGCTGGGCGAGCGGCACCTGGCCGAGCGCGCTGACCGTCGACTTCTCCGAGCCGCTCGCCAAGGCCAGCGACTGGATCATCGACAACCGCGACAGCCACCCGCTGTTCCTGTACTTCTTCGGCCACGTCAGCAACGTCGTCGTCATCGCCGTACGGGCCGTCTACCTCACCCTCCTGGCCGTCGGCTGGGCGGGCGTGACGGCCCTGGGCGCGCTGGTCGCCTGGCGCGTGGCGGGCGTGAAGCTGGCCCTCGGCACGGCCGCCGCGTTCCTCGCCTGCGGGCTCCTCGGCATGTGGGTGCCGACCATGCAGACGCTCGCCCTGATGGTCGTCGCGGTCCTCGCGTCGGTGGTGGTGGGCGTGCTGCTCGGGCTCGCCGCCGGGCTGTCCGACCGGATGGACCGCGTGCTGCGGCCGGTCCTGGACACCATGCAGGTGCTGCCCGCCTTCGCCTACCTCCTGCCGGTCGTGCTGGTCTTCGGCATCGGCGTCCCGGCAGCCGTCCTGGCCACCGTCGTCTACGCCGCCCCGCCCATGGCCCGCCTCACCTCGCTCGGGCTCCGCGGCGCCGACAAGGAGGTGCTGGAGGCCGTCGAGTCGCTCGGCTCCACGGCACGCCAGCGCCTGCTGACGGCCCGGATCCCGCTGGCCCGCAAGGAACTCCTCCTGGGCCTCAACCAGACGATCATGATGGCGCTGTCCATGGCCGTCATCGCGGCCGTCATCGGCGCGGGCGGTCTCGGTGACCGCGTCTACCAGGCGCTGGCCTCCGTAGACGTCGGCGCCGCGCTCGCCGCCGGCATCCCGATCGTGCTGCTGGCCGTCGTCCTGGACCGCGTCACCTGCGCGGCCGGGGAGAAGCTCGGCGCCGAACCCGAGCCCCACAGCGGACGCGGCTGGCTCCTCGCCCTCGCCGGTGTCGTCGCCGTGGCGGTCGCCGGGCGGCTCGCGGGCCGCCTCGACTGGCCCGACTCGTGGGTCGTCGCCATCGCCGAGCCCGTCAACCGCGCCGTCGACTGGATGACCGCCCACCTGTACTCGGGCGTGCCCGTCATCGGCGGCACCGCCGACTGGGCCGGCCACTTCACCACCTGGGTCCTCGACCCGATGCGCGACGGCCTGCAGGCGCTGCCCTGGTGGGCGGTGCTGCTGATCGTCGCCGCCCTGGCCTGGGTCATCGGCACCTGGCGCACCGCGCTCACCGCCGTCCTCGCCATGGCCGCGATCGGTGTCCTCGGCGTCTGGAAGCCCTCCCTGGACACCCTCTCCCAGGTCCTCGCGGCCGTCGCCGTCACCCTGGTCGTCGGCTTCGCCGTCGGCATCGCCGCGGCCCGCAGCGACCGTCTGGAGCGGGCGCTGCGCCCGGTCCTCGACGTGTTCCAGACGATGCCGCAGTTCGTGTACCTGATCCCGGTCGTCGCCCTGTTCGGCGTCGGCCGCGCCCCGGCCGTCGCCGCCGCGATCGTCTACGCGCTGCCGGCCGTCGTCCGGATCACCACCCAGGGCCTGCGCCAGGTCGACCCGGCCGCGCTGGAGTCCTCCAGCTCGCTCGGTGCGACCAGCTGGCAGCAGCTGAAGCAGGTGCAGCTCCCGCTGGCCCGCCCGGCGCTGCTGCTCGCCGTCAACCAGGGCCTCGTCCTGGTCCTCGCCGTCGTCGTCATCGGCGGCCTGGTCGGCGGTGGCGCTCTCGGCTACGACGTCGTCTTCGGCCTCGCCCAGGGCGACCTGGCGACCGGTCTGGTGGCAGGCGGCGCGATCGTCTGCCTCGGCCTGATGCTCGACCGGGTGACCCAGCCCACCGAACGCCGCGCGAAGAAGGGAGCGTGA